The following are encoded in a window of Halodesulfovibrio sp. genomic DNA:
- a CDS encoding radical SAM protein, which produces MLNYNKSMIWNMTRNCNFQCSYCYFPHTNGKIKNPISVDTLLYFLNTDNNSWLVGMTGGEPLLYPNFVSLCKAITKNHYIGLDTNLSLTKQVNEFADAISPHRVNDIYASLHIEEREKRNGVPQFIKNYHTLADAGFTIKVNYVLHPSLEKRYPDDVAFFRDHGVPITPRPFKGIFNGVKYPQNYSAAIKNIFTSHPAAGIKMVFNFRGVDCKSGHSFVRMEPDGTIFRCPGDKTVLGNIHDHVKLNTRATPCAVDRCPCQGINYVDLNPAEGWFIEGMRAFLTGTSNNAANAFRQTLLYDSEHSSALNNTGVIAWENENYAHAKRLFERAHKIHPHIMLYKENLTLVEESLDNEESPSTSPELSEIVRPSATTPEHFAATGQAIPMTDKK; this is translated from the coding sequence ATGCTTAATTACAACAAATCAATGATCTGGAACATGACAAGAAATTGTAATTTTCAATGTTCCTACTGTTATTTCCCGCACACGAACGGCAAAATAAAAAATCCAATTTCAGTAGATACATTACTCTACTTTTTAAATACGGATAACAACAGTTGGTTAGTGGGAATGACAGGAGGTGAGCCGCTACTCTACCCCAATTTTGTCTCCCTTTGTAAAGCAATTACAAAGAACCACTACATAGGGCTTGATACTAATTTAAGCCTTACTAAACAGGTTAATGAATTTGCTGACGCCATTTCTCCGCACCGTGTAAACGACATCTATGCATCCCTGCACATTGAAGAACGTGAAAAACGAAATGGTGTTCCACAATTCATTAAAAACTACCACACACTTGCTGATGCAGGCTTTACCATCAAGGTAAACTACGTACTGCATCCGTCCTTAGAAAAACGATATCCAGACGATGTTGCTTTCTTCCGCGACCACGGGGTTCCTATCACCCCACGCCCGTTTAAAGGAATATTCAATGGAGTCAAATATCCGCAAAACTATTCCGCAGCGATCAAAAACATTTTTACAAGTCATCCAGCAGCAGGAATAAAAATGGTCTTCAATTTCCGTGGGGTCGACTGCAAAAGCGGACACTCTTTTGTCCGAATGGAACCGGACGGAACAATCTTCCGTTGCCCTGGAGACAAGACGGTTCTGGGGAACATTCATGACCACGTAAAGCTTAACACGAGAGCTACCCCCTGTGCTGTGGACAGATGCCCATGTCAGGGAATCAATTATGTTGACCTGAATCCGGCTGAAGGCTGGTTCATCGAAGGCATGCGTGCTTTTCTCACAGGCACATCCAATAATGCTGCAAACGCATTCCGCCAGACACTTCTTTACGACAGCGAACACTCCAGCGCATTAAACAACACAGGTGTCATCGCATGGGAAAATGAAAACTATGCGCACGCGAAGCGCCTATTTGAGCGTGCTCATAAAATCCATCCGCATATCATGCTGTATAAAGAAAACCTGACACTAGTTGAAGAAAGCCTCGATAATGAGGAATCACCTTCGACCTCTCCAGAATTAAGTGAAATAGTGCGCCCAAGCGCCACAACCCCAGAACACTTCGCCGCAACAGGGCAGGCAATCCCTATGACGGATAAAAAATAA
- a CDS encoding PAS domain S-box protein, producing MPDVSGKNRQALSLDDEEQCTGRLERFVKKESCQTEELHCAVATCSSQSILLAKLNAILKEQAEQSKRQQQALAESEERFKNIFLNKHGIRFLWDAETCCIEEANIGAAKFYGYALDTMIGQSVQQVTGMSNSAVQDRVEEVKRSGQASFTSLHRQADGEMRYVEVHFVGAKDKNRRLIYSFTIDISERIEAERKVHEHKNNLKALMNSTSDCALLIDTSGQVITMNQAAHKEFNAPDSDLSDVNIFMTLDERIASAWRGAFDGVLAMGTAEHIETDGGTCWSVSFYPVFTESLDIRAVAIYAKDVTVEKRTAEQMKQLSKRVLSAQESERKRIGRELHDSTAQTISGIKYMLESEVARMERGGEADSTRLSKMIELLQGASAELRHIIMALRPTILDDLGLISALRWLLNEAALMHSDISFSSTFDLSEQVFSELQKTVLFRVAQEALSNAIRHSQGDNVSLHIKQEAESCVLYVQDNGKGFVVDACTKSGVGLGSMRERVELANGILDILSVEGEGTLVRAAVPVCVTDVVE from the coding sequence ATGCCCGATGTTTCAGGAAAGAATAGACAGGCATTGTCGCTGGATGATGAAGAGCAGTGTACTGGACGTTTGGAGCGTTTCGTAAAAAAAGAATCTTGCCAAACTGAAGAGTTGCATTGTGCTGTAGCTACTTGCTCTTCGCAGTCTATTCTTTTGGCTAAGCTGAATGCGATACTGAAAGAGCAGGCTGAGCAGAGCAAAAGACAGCAGCAAGCGTTGGCTGAAAGTGAAGAGCGATTTAAAAATATTTTTCTGAATAAACATGGAATTCGGTTTTTATGGGATGCGGAAACATGCTGCATTGAAGAGGCAAATATTGGTGCTGCCAAATTTTATGGATATGCGCTTGATACAATGATCGGGCAATCTGTGCAGCAGGTTACAGGCATGTCGAACTCTGCTGTTCAGGACAGAGTTGAAGAGGTCAAGCGATCAGGGCAAGCGTCATTTACTTCCTTGCACAGACAGGCTGATGGTGAAATGCGCTATGTGGAAGTGCACTTTGTCGGTGCGAAAGATAAAAATCGTAGGCTGATATATTCATTTACTATCGATATAAGTGAGCGGATTGAGGCTGAACGTAAGGTGCACGAGCATAAAAACAATCTCAAAGCACTTATGAACTCAACTAGTGACTGCGCGTTGCTGATCGACACTTCTGGGCAGGTTATTACAATGAATCAGGCAGCGCATAAAGAATTCAATGCTCCTGATTCGGATCTCTCGGATGTTAATATCTTCATGACGTTGGATGAACGGATTGCAAGCGCATGGCGTGGTGCATTTGATGGTGTGCTGGCAATGGGTACGGCGGAGCATATTGAAACAGACGGTGGCACTTGTTGGAGCGTATCCTTTTATCCTGTATTTACAGAAAGTTTAGATATTAGAGCCGTGGCGATTTACGCAAAGGACGTCACTGTAGAAAAACGCACGGCAGAGCAAATGAAACAACTTTCGAAGAGAGTACTGTCTGCGCAGGAGAGTGAGCGAAAACGTATCGGGCGTGAATTGCACGATAGTACTGCACAGACGATATCCGGTATAAAATATATGCTGGAAAGCGAAGTTGCGCGTATGGAACGCGGGGGCGAGGCAGACTCGACACGGTTGTCCAAGATGATTGAACTATTGCAGGGCGCTAGCGCTGAATTGCGACACATCATAATGGCATTGCGTCCTACCATACTTGATGACTTAGGATTGATATCCGCGTTGCGCTGGCTGTTGAATGAGGCAGCGCTTATGCATTCGGATATTTCATTTAGCAGCACATTTGACCTGTCAGAACAGGTGTTTTCTGAATTGCAGAAAACGGTGTTGTTCCGAGTGGCACAAGAGGCATTGTCGAACGCAATACGACATAGTCAGGGCGACAATGTATCATTACATATTAAGCAGGAAGCTGAAAGTTGCGTGCTGTATGTGCAGGATAACGGTAAAGGGTTCGTTGTGGATGCCTGTACAAAATCTGGTGTCGGATTGGGCAGTATGCGCGAAAGAGTGGAGCTAGCAAATGGTATTCTTGATATTCTTTCTGTAGAGGGAGAAGGCACGCTAGTTCGAGCAGCAGTTCCCGTCTGTGTAACTGATGTTGTAGAATAA
- a CDS encoding metalloregulator ArsR/SmtB family transcription factor, with the protein MADSTPVCQITCVHEEAVAKVQQAMLPDEHLSSLSEMFKILGDRTRMRILHALSHHELCVCDLVTIIGMSQPAVSHQLRLLRTAKLVRYRKVGKNVYYSLADDHVIVLLATALEHVLEE; encoded by the coding sequence GTGGCAGATTCTACACCTGTTTGCCAGATAACTTGTGTTCATGAAGAGGCTGTAGCCAAGGTGCAACAGGCTATGCTTCCTGATGAACATTTGAGCAGCCTTTCAGAGATGTTCAAAATTTTGGGTGATAGAACACGTATGCGTATTTTGCATGCGTTGTCTCATCATGAATTATGTGTATGTGACCTTGTGACAATTATTGGCATGAGCCAGCCTGCTGTTTCGCACCAGTTGCGTTTGTTGCGAACAGCAAAATTGGTACGCTATCGTAAAGTTGGAAAAAACGTGTACTACTCTCTTGCGGACGATCATGTGATTGTGCTGCTTGCAACGGCTTTGGAACATGTTCTGGAAGAGTAA
- a CDS encoding FadR/GntR family transcriptional regulator, whose protein sequence is MSPTKKIVKAQNPNQRRVHESIVKQLHDLITRGEFPPGKRLPSERKLAEIFAVSRHGVREALRKLEEQGLVFSRQGDGTYVRKIEEVQGRKPVAAALDRNKCRYVEVLELRKVIEPQIAALAARYITEEELAELRRVLDEQIDEIAQGRNGAEADCEFHKLIAAGTRNSVMLEMVTRIHDIVAQSLEFTLENSHRRHWAVETHERILRALENKDPETARKEMYEHIAYVESLALSELEEEE, encoded by the coding sequence ATGTCACCAACGAAAAAGATCGTGAAGGCGCAAAATCCAAACCAGCGAAGAGTGCATGAAAGTATTGTAAAGCAATTGCATGACCTCATAACCCGTGGGGAATTTCCTCCGGGCAAGCGCCTTCCCTCAGAGCGTAAGCTGGCAGAAATTTTTGCAGTATCTCGTCACGGCGTGCGTGAGGCATTACGCAAGCTGGAAGAACAGGGACTAGTGTTTTCCCGACAAGGTGACGGGACGTATGTACGCAAAATAGAAGAAGTACAAGGCAGAAAGCCCGTTGCGGCGGCACTTGATAGAAATAAGTGCCGGTATGTTGAGGTACTTGAGCTACGCAAGGTCATAGAACCGCAGATAGCAGCACTTGCTGCACGGTACATAACGGAAGAAGAACTGGCTGAGTTGCGACGTGTCCTTGATGAGCAGATTGATGAGATTGCTCAGGGGCGAAACGGTGCCGAAGCTGACTGTGAATTTCATAAACTTATTGCTGCCGGAACTAGAAACAGCGTGATGCTGGAAATGGTGACACGTATTCACGACATTGTGGCGCAAAGCCTCGAATTTACTTTAGAGAACAGCCACCGAAGGCACTGGGCAGTTGAAACACATGAGCGCATATTGCGTGCCCTTGAAAATAAAGATCCTGAAACCGCACGTAAAGAAATGTATGAACATATAGCCTATGTAGAATCGCTTGCACTTTCTGAATTGGAAGAGGAAGAGTAA
- a CDS encoding sulfite exporter TauE/SafE family protein, whose product MISVMLLYLAVGAFAGVLAGLLGIGGGLVIVPLLVFSFTLQGIPQEVLMHLALGTSLASIIFTSIASFRAHSKRGAVRWDVFRLITPGIIIGSFFGAEIASRMSSGVLKGIFVCFLYYVGTQMLLGIKPKASRELPGKAGITGVGGVIGTVSSIVGIGGGTISVPFLSFCNVPMHVAIGTASAIGFPIAVASTIGYIFTGFSDPVTPAYSLGYVYLPALIGIISASWFTAPLGAKLAHSLPVAKLSKIFAVLLFVVGTKMLFSLF is encoded by the coding sequence ATGATTTCTGTAATGCTGTTGTATCTGGCTGTCGGTGCGTTTGCAGGTGTATTAGCCGGTCTGCTGGGTATCGGTGGGGGACTGGTAATTGTTCCACTGCTCGTCTTTAGTTTTACGCTGCAAGGAATTCCTCAAGAAGTGCTTATGCACCTTGCGTTGGGTACGTCTCTTGCCTCTATTATATTCACATCAATTGCCAGCTTTAGAGCGCACAGTAAGCGCGGCGCTGTCCGCTGGGATGTATTCAGATTGATTACACCGGGGATTATTATTGGTAGCTTTTTCGGTGCAGAAATCGCCTCCCGTATGTCTTCTGGAGTACTAAAGGGCATTTTTGTGTGTTTCCTTTACTACGTCGGGACACAAATGCTGCTGGGAATTAAGCCGAAAGCAAGCCGTGAATTACCGGGTAAGGCAGGCATTACTGGTGTCGGCGGTGTGATCGGCACGGTATCTAGTATTGTAGGTATCGGCGGCGGCACTATTTCTGTACCGTTTCTTTCATTTTGTAATGTGCCGATGCATGTTGCTATCGGTACAGCTTCTGCAATTGGGTTCCCTATAGCTGTAGCATCCACCATCGGGTATATTTTTACTGGTTTTTCTGACCCTGTGACTCCTGCGTATTCGCTGGGGTATGTATACCTTCCAGCACTTATCGGAATTATCAGTGCAAGCTGGTTTACTGCGCCGCTTGGAGCTAAGCTTGCTCACTCATTGCCAGTGGCAAAACTGTCGAAAATTTTTGCGGTGTTGCTCTTTGTGGTTGGAACAAAAATGTTGTTCAGCTTGTTTTAA
- a CDS encoding ABC transporter substrate-binding protein, with the protein MKSFFRLCMTGLACLCLLFAAGCGSEEKQQAVNDLSWDEHVERAKGTTVRFYMYGGMNNVNDWVDTVVAPAVKKNYGVTLERVPMSAPVFMNKMLAEKSAGKKTGSIDLLWINGENFKNARKADLLAGPVTHLLPNFAKYVNQDEAATDFGYPVEGYEAPYGRAQFVFEYDSARTPNPPTSFVELKEWVKQHPGRFTYPSPPDFTGSAFIRQAFYAVTGGHEQYLGGFDKALFDANAPKLWAYLNEISPYLWQKGQAYPKDPAFQATLFSRGEIDLMMAYHPTHAQNRILDGTYPESVRTFVMKEGSIYNTHFTAIPNNASNASGALVVMNYLLSPEAQLSKFSPKVWGDFPVLDMQKLSPEQAAQFADVELGVATLKPAELGAVAVPEIPSEWLEALEKGWEKHVLKK; encoded by the coding sequence ATGAAATCATTTTTTCGTCTTTGCATGACAGGGCTGGCGTGCCTGTGCTTACTGTTTGCTGCCGGATGTGGTTCTGAAGAAAAACAGCAGGCTGTAAACGACTTGAGCTGGGATGAGCATGTAGAGCGTGCAAAAGGGACAACAGTTCGATTTTATATGTACGGCGGCATGAACAACGTAAACGACTGGGTTGATACTGTGGTAGCACCAGCAGTGAAAAAAAACTATGGCGTGACGCTTGAACGTGTACCCATGAGTGCTCCAGTCTTTATGAATAAAATGCTGGCAGAGAAAAGTGCTGGCAAAAAAACTGGCAGCATCGATTTATTATGGATTAACGGAGAGAATTTCAAAAACGCACGAAAAGCAGATTTGCTTGCTGGTCCTGTTACGCATTTGCTGCCTAATTTTGCAAAGTACGTGAATCAAGATGAAGCCGCGACAGACTTTGGATACCCTGTGGAAGGCTATGAAGCGCCATATGGTCGTGCACAATTTGTTTTTGAATATGACAGTGCCCGAACACCGAATCCGCCGACATCGTTTGTTGAACTTAAAGAATGGGTGAAGCAACATCCCGGGCGATTTACCTATCCATCTCCACCGGATTTTACGGGGTCTGCATTTATCCGTCAGGCTTTTTATGCTGTGACAGGCGGTCATGAACAGTACCTTGGTGGCTTTGATAAGGCACTGTTTGATGCCAATGCACCTAAGCTTTGGGCGTATCTTAACGAAATTTCTCCATACCTGTGGCAGAAAGGGCAAGCATATCCTAAAGACCCTGCTTTTCAGGCAACACTTTTTTCCCGTGGTGAGATTGATTTGATGATGGCATACCACCCGACCCATGCACAAAATCGAATTTTAGACGGAACATATCCCGAAAGTGTCCGAACTTTTGTCATGAAAGAAGGTTCAATTTACAATACGCACTTCACCGCTATTCCAAACAATGCTTCCAATGCCTCCGGTGCATTGGTTGTGATGAACTACTTATTGTCACCGGAAGCTCAGCTTTCTAAGTTTTCGCCAAAAGTCTGGGGAGATTTCCCTGTGCTGGATATGCAGAAGTTATCACCGGAACAGGCTGCACAGTTTGCAGACGTAGAACTAGGAGTAGCAACATTGAAGCCTGCTGAATTGGGGGCTGTGGCGGTTCCCGAGATTCCTTCAGAGTGGCTGGAAGCCCTTGAAAAAGGGTGGGAGAAGCATGTTCTTAAAAAGTAG